GGAAGTTCTCACTTTGAAGTTCTGAATAGATTTGGTTTAAATGCTGTCAATCTTATGAATAAATATCTACCACGTGATTTATTACTCATAATTACTGAAATAATACGTTTCATAAGAGGTTCAACAATAGAAGGGAAGTTCGTAGCATTTACATTGGATATATCTATATTATCGTCCTTAGTTTCTATTTTCGGAGTTTTTAGTAAATCAAAGGGATTAATCAAGTTTTCTATTTTTgcatttttaatttctcaGCTACTTActatatttggaatattttatGCTCCCACTTTAGGCAAATTGTACAATCTGAAGGTTTTGTCAAATCCAGTTCTATTGCTTTCGATATTGATCTTAGTTATGTTTTATACAATGTGGTATTCACACCTGCTATATTCGTACTACAAGGTATTAAGAGCTGGTGGAAGTGGTGGCGAGTATTTGTCTTACagagaaattattgatcGCAGAAATTTCTTGCGATGGAAGACTTGGAAAGAAAGAGAACTTGAGAGAGGTTCTCCATACAACCCTTCTTTTTCGAGAAGTTCGGAGAAGGATAGATTGCTCAAGTAATTGTGCTATACATTCAAAATCCTCCTTAAATAGCTCTATAATTCTAGAATAGGTTTAGAACActtaaataaattctaaTTATGGTTCGACTTGATTGACGGTTTAGTCACTGATTCTAGctattatttgtttatatggtatttttaattattttatttcacGGAAAGTTATCCTCATTCGATCCTAACCTGTTTATTTACACGTGATTTTGTgtttcaattatttattaaatttttttactattttAAGCTCTCCACTCTTATGTTTCCCCCCCCCTTGCCTTCTCAACCTTTtctctttatttatttcgATCTATAATGGGGTACAGACACATTTCATCAGATGACTGTGAAAATAGCATTGAAGTTGATTGTACCATAGTTAAAAATATGCAAGCACCTTCTCAAGAAGTTGAGAACCATTTTTCATCCATTCCTGTAACTTCCCTtaatttagaagaaaaacaTGAGGAAGGTAGGaccttaaaaaaaataaaagcaAAAGAAAAGACTTATACGATAAAAACGGTCATTGATAAACATATTGGGACAGACTGGGcaaattcaagaattatGACCAACTTAATCCCATCCAAGGATTGTATAGAGTCTCAAATTGCAATCATTATGAGCAGCTGCAACTTGAATGTAATTACATTAAGGAAGCTATATGCTATTCTTTCGATATGTTTCAATATCAACCTGCTGAACATCGATATTCAAAATGTCtatcaaattattagagAGAACTTATTGAAACAAAGAAAAACCGATAaacaagaaataaaaaagacCAAAAGAGTTCGTgacaagaaaaaaaatcaaataaaaggTTTAATAAAGTTCATGGGTGAAGATATTGTCTCAATAAAATCGTGTGCATTGAGGATTAAACAATATTGCGAAGAAAACAAATTAGTTCACCCATCAAATGCGAAAATATTTACGCTTGATCAAAATCTGAAAGATATATTTCCAGGAAGAGACTCCATTAGTAAAAATGTTAACGATATTCAAAACTTGCTTAAGATTTCAAATACAGAAATAGAGAAAGAGTGCTCAAATCTTCACGAGCAGACGATTAACGAAAACGATGCTTTAaaactttaattataaaaaatatataatctCTTTAGAATCAAATTGTAGATCAACAATTCAGATATAAACAAGATTtcacaattattaataataattggcTAGTTTTTTATTGGCAAAGCTTTTGAAGCTTATCAATCTGCttctttgaaaaatttgCTGCAAAACTTTGAAGATTATTAGGGCCAGTTTGAGCAATTAATAGTTTAATTCTCGAATTTAGTGAATCATTAGACATTGAGGTACCATATATATCAATGAATATTGCCAAAATTCTAGGAAAATTTTCTAAGTTTTGACCCAAAATGAGTGGATTCTTTGAGTCTACTAAATTCATCAATGCTGTATGAGAGTTCTGTGCTTCATCTGTATCGTATTTTATAGGTAATAACGAAATCCAAAGGTTCactatttcattaatattgttaatagATCCTTGGTGATGAACAATAATATTGCTTAAGACGCTTATACAATTATCCTTTGCAAGGTTAAACGATTTGCCTTTGGTTTTACTCTGCAATCTTAGCAACAATACTTGTAGTGCATCATTTAATACTCCAGAAAATTGTTCTAGTTTTGCAGCTTGTGCTAGTGAATATGCACAATTCTGTTGAATACTTGCAATTGGGTCGTTAATACCTTCCAAAATATGTTGTATCCATGGTAGACAATGTTGGTAGGCCGTTGGACataaatattggaaaaCGTCTGCCGAAAGGTGGAAGCCTAGTACTCTATCTTCTACATTGTTATGAACTTTAACTATATGTTGGGAAACCAACTGGATAGTAATATTTCCCACTCTTTCCCAATATACATTCGGGTAGTATTTCATCAAAACACCGAGAATCCCCAAAATATTTAGCCTAAGTTCTTGCTCttgttctttttcttcttcaatacAACGTTtgtcatcatcatcatcaacaTCCAATTTTGCTTGTATCTCGCCATTTTCCCCTACTGATCTTTCATCAAgctttcttcttctaaCAAAACTTTGTTGAAGCATATCAAAGCATCTAGATGCAATTATTGCTACTTGTTcattattcaatatattgttGCCAAATGAATCTAAACATTCTTGTACCCCGTTAATAACAATTACTTGGCTATCAATAGTACCAGTTCTACATTCCTCATCCATTACAGACAAGAATAGAGTGATGAGTTCATTCATTATCTGTGAAAATTGTGTCCTAATATTAGAGTCTCTTTCCGCTAATTCTCGcattatctttaataaacCACTTAAAACCTCATatgttttttctttaatttcatcagaTAACGAGAATCTTATAAGTGGatgaattacttttattgTGCCTGCAATATATTCGTGATAACTTGGCCCAAGCACTTCAATAAAAGTATTAAGAATGTCCAATGAAGATTCCATATCTAATACCAATGATGTTCTCATTCCGATGAAGTCATGTGCTGATAGCATTCCTAATGAACCGCCGTCACTCTTATCAACTTCATCTGAAGATGAATCGTTGGAATTTAGCAATTTAGTTGCCAGACTATCTTCTCGCGTttccaatatattaaagattccTGGTAATAGATGAGGCAAATATGGAACGAAATCTTGTTTCATTATACGGCACATTCTCTGTAAAGCTTCttgtaaatattcttttagTGGATCATCCCCTTTTAGACCACTACCAAGTAATTGTAGAAATACCAACATTATTTCCTGAGCATCATTCTTGAAGATGGAATAATCTATTGAAAATCCAATGATCGTGATGCATTCAATACATTTTCCCTTAAGGGTTCTAAGTTGGGGAGAGGCCTCATTCATAGTTTTTTTGAGATACGGAATAACTGTAGAGTAATAAGGAGTAAAGtcattttcaattactCCGGCAATAACTGCCACCATCGTGATACATTGCTCTCTTACAATTCTAGGAGGTTGTGGATGTTTATGTAATATTCCTAACAGCTTCTCCATAAGGGGTCGTACATAGGGTTGTAGGTCCTCAGCAACAACCTCTTCGGTGAAATTGATTAATGCGGATAACGCGTGTGATGAAACCTTACTGATTGGATCATCTATTGCCTGTATCAATTGTGGAATTACAGAAGAGTGGAATGCCTCCTGAATAAAAGGAGAATGGTCTAATGATATTTGTCCTATCGTTTGACAACAAGCATACCTTACACGAGGGAATTGATCTTGTAAAAATCCCAATACTCTGGAAATAATTTGTCCAATTCTATCTTGGTAATTGTCATCATCCTCTGGAAGATATTCAATTGTCTGCGCAATTGCCATTATAGCTGCATATCTATATTTCCATGGATGGGCAGATGTCTCTTGCATATAAATTGTTACAAATTGGTAGAATATAGGAATAAAGGAATCTGCATCAAGAGCTCTTGCAAGCCTGTCTAAACCTTCTTCTCCAATAGGATATAAACAATCATCATCATCGATATCTGACTCCAAATCATTCTCTTCTTGTTCTGGACTAATTTCAGACCAATTTGGatcatcatcaaattcTAACATAAAACTTAGTAAAGTTGAAACCATATCATTAACAAAAGAAGGATGTTTCACGCACATCATTGGACGAGTTTCAACAATGCAAAGTAAACACTCCATTGCAGCTTGTCTTATATCAGTTGATAACTGTATGTTCTttgcaatatttaaaatttgtgGGAAGAAAATAGAGAAATGCTGACGATAAAATGCTGGTTCTGATTCAGATATTGTAGTTAAACGATACAGCACATCAATAACCAAAGCGTGCTGAGCagatattaaattttgaagagTTTCTAAAATGGATGGTATAAGTGGGACTAAAGGTGACCAATTCTTTTTATCGTTAGACTCAacaattgaagaaataagTCCAATAGCTTCGAATCTTATTTCCACGTCTGGAAATTGCAGTGCTGTATTAATTGTAGAGACTATATTGTCTCTATGAGAAGTGACTACATCATCTAAAACTGGCATTATTTCTCCAATAATCCTAAATGCATGACGCGCAGGAATCGAAACTGATTCTGGAGCAGTAGTTGCGCCTGTATAATTCTGTAAATTAGATATTAACCTGAATAAAAATGGTAGTAAATCTGGCCATTTCCCACATGGAAACAACTCCATTGCAATAAGAGACACAGTATCACTTAAATTTAAGGAAACTACATTCACTTGCTCAGTTTCAAGACATTTCAATAAAGTTGCAAGGCAAATTGCTTGGTTTTCAGCAGAAACCTTATTCCATATACAATTATCTGGAGTAAGAACAAACTCCCTAAAAACATTTCTTAACGATATAGCTGCTTGCACTCGATATTGTGAATTCGGTTGTTGCTGTAAAATCCCAAGAgttaattgaagaaatgTATTTGGGTCGGATTGCTTCAAGTTGTTAAATTGTGTCTCTGATTCCTGTCTTATAGAGCCATCAGGCGATGAAAAACCTTCATAAAGTTTACACAAGGCGTCCATTCTGCAAAATATTCTcgttatatatatttagataaatataatacCTCGAATCAAAAATTCAGATTTAAAATACAAGCTATAAACACGTTATGTGTAAACAGCAATGTAAATTCATATATGCTCTATAAGATTGTAAAAATGTTAATCACAGTAGAAAGAAAGATTCAACAGTAACTTagcaaataatttaaatattctgCCCTAAGTAGTGTAATTAGGTATTCGCGCATATAGACTTATTCTACTATTGACAATAGTCATAAACTGATTATATCGAGACGCCGTATTATTCTCGTAATAGGCGCTTAGAAGCTACTTTGCGTTTTTTCATTTCGAATCAACAAAATACGATCTACTTTTAAATTGGCAATGGATTATTTACAAGTTTAGGTTGTATATTACATAAATGATCTTCGAAATCGCATAGGTTGTAGTACTCTAAGTCTTTTAGTCTTTTCGTTTCGAGCCTTAAAGGATCTTCGATGAACGTGTGTAATAGTAGTTGTTTATTTCTAAGTAAATACACATTAATGCTCTCTTTGAATAGCACTTTTTGTCCAGAAAATGTGACAAGTATCGAATTTTTGTTGTTTGCTAATAGCTTCTCTGAAATAAGGTCAAGATATGTCTTCGATCCTCCGGAATTAAGACACTTCTCATCAGGAAGTCCCGAATAGAACCCAATAATCTCAAGTTTAGGAGATTTATCTAGGCGATTTAGTATATCGCAATATCCTTGGGCATATTGTATACCAAGAGTAACCATAAGTGGGAGCTTTGGCCCATGCGAAAGCGGAAATGAATCagtaataatcaaatttgtTTGCCCACTAGAATAACCTATTAATACTCCATCAATAAAACTTTGTGGATATTTTATTGAGTGTGAAAGAATCTTCTCATATGAAGTCTGATTAAATTctatcttcattttttaatctttcttttaaataattattgcgGCATTTAATCCGAACAATGAGTAATTGTAATTCTGCAGtgaaatttgaataattatttgtattttaaattttgattaattaatatttatcaacTAGGtagaaatttatatattctttCAGTTAATTTatgtttaataattattattctttacATATTTTTGGCTTAAAATAAATCCAATGCCAAAATTCagttttgaaaaaatttaatattcattaattaatagtatGAAAGGTTATACTTTCTTGCATAGCTAGTTATTCCGGTGcaaaattccaaaaattgaTAACAATTAAAGCAAATATACAGAGGTTGTAATATAAAACCAATagttatatttttttttaatttaaggTTTGAAAGCCGGCATGGTATAAAAAACGATAGGCCTAGCATTTCttacaaagaaaaaatgaatataacTGTAAAATCACTAAATCTAGATAGAACCTTCTTGGCGAGGAATTCGATATAAAGAACATATACTTCACTTTGATAGTCTGGGACAGTAATAACTACTAGTGGAACAAAATTCACTTGGCATTTGGAAAACATTTCAAATCCTcggaaaaaaaatatataaactTAAAAATTAGAGCGTAGATAAATAATTGGACCCAGTTTAATTATAGTAGAGTGAGAAGactaataaatataagagAATGGTACGataaataaatactttaaCTTTGGTTGtagaaacaaaaattttaaatgtCTTTATTGCggtaattatttttattttttttacacAAGCTACCTTATTTACATTTAAATGCAAAACTCAGATATAAGCGGAACTACTTCCGCCAGAGCGGAAGAAACCCAGAATAGTTGGTTTTCTGGGATTCTAGGGACAGTTATAAGAgtgatattttttcaaattgtaatgaattattttatgGGTGGGCATAAGAATGCAGC
This Cryptosporidium parvum Iowa II chromosome 7, whole genome shotgun sequence DNA region includes the following protein-coding sequences:
- a CDS encoding JAB domain containing protein yields the protein MKIEFNQTSYEKILSHSIKYPQSFIDGVLIGYSSGQTNLIITDSFPLSHGPKLPLMVTLGIQYAQGYCDILNRLDKSPKLEIIGFYSGLPDEKCLNSGGSKTYLDLISEKLLANNKNSILVTFSGQKVLFKESINVYLLRNKQLLLHTFIEDPLRLETKRLKDLEYYNLCDFEDHLCNIQPKLVNNPLPI
- a CDS encoding SWIB domain protein → MGYRHISSDDCENSIEVDCTIVKNMQAPSQEVENHFSSIPVTSLNLEEKHEEGRTLKKIKAKEKTYTIKTVIDKHIGTDWANSRIMTNLIPSKDCIESQIAIIMSSCNLNVITLRKLYAILSICFNINLLNIDIQNVYQIIRENLLKQRKTDKQEIKKTKRVRDKKKNQIKGLIKFMGEDIVSIKSCALRIKQYCEENKLVHPSNAKIFTLDQNLKDIFPGRDSISKNVNDIQNLLKISNTEIEKECSNLHEQTINENDALKL
- a CDS encoding importin/karyopherin (Arm repeats), whose translation is MDALCKLYEGFSSPDGSIRQESETQFNNLKQSDPNTFLQLTLGILQQQPNSQYRVQAAISLRNVFREFVLTPDNCIWNKVSAENQAICLATLLKCLETEQVNVVSLNLSDTVSLIAMELFPCGKWPDLLPFLFRLISNLQNYTGATTAPESVSIPARHAFRIIGEIMPVLDDVVTSHRDNIVSTINTALQFPDVEIRFEAIGLISSIVESNDKKNWSPLVPLIPSILETLQNLISAQHALVIDVLYRLTTISESEPAFYRQHFSIFFPQILNIAKNIQLSTDIRQAAMECLLCIVETRPMMCVKHPSFVNDMVSTLLSFMLEFDDDPNWSEISPEQEENDLESDIDDDDCLYPIGEEGLDRLARALDADSFIPIFYQFVTIYMQETSAHPWKYRYAAIMAIAQTIEYLPEDDDNYQDRIGQIISRVLGFLQDQFPRVRYACCQTIGQISLDHSPFIQEAFHSSVIPQLIQAIDDPISKVSSHALSALINFTEEVVAEDLQPYVRPLMEKLLGILHKHPQPPRIVREQCITMVAVIAGVIENDFTPYYSTVIPYLKKTMNEASPQLRTLKGKCIECITIIGFSIDYSIFKNDAQEIMLVFLQLLGSGLKGDDPLKEYLQEALQRMCRIMKQDFVPYLPHLLPGIFNILETREDSLATKLLNSNDSSSDEVDKSDGGSLGMLSAHDFIGMRTSLVLDMESSLDILNTFIEVLGPSYHEYIAGTIKVIHPLIRFSLSDEIKEKTYEVLSGLLKIMRELAERDSNIRTQFSQIMNELITLFLSVMDEECRTGTIDSQVIVINGVQECLDSFGNNILNNEQVAIIASRCFDMLQQSFVRRRKLDERSVGENGEIQAKLDVDDDDDKRCIEEEKEQEQELRLNILGILGVLMKYYPNVYWERVGNITIQLVSQHIVKVHNNVEDRVLGFHLSADVFQYLCPTAYQHCLPWIQHILEGINDPIASIQQNCAYSLAQAAKLEQFSGVLNDALQVLLLRLQSKTKGKSFNLAKDNCISVLSNIIVHHQGSINNINEIVNLWISLLPIKYDTDEAQNSHTALMNLVDSKNPLILGQNLENFPRILAIFIDIYGTSMSNDSLNSRIKLLIAQTGPNNLQSFAANFSKKQIDKLQKLCQ
- a CDS encoding membrane protein with no close homologs (with 4 transmembrane domains; transcripts identified by EST), producing MATIEMDSVEGFQLKHGSLIGGARKGCLCLSLRLSVFLHGLLNIILLFLTISVLFSIPISLLGSNQEEVLPSGSSHFEVLNRFGLNAVNLMNKYLPRDLLLIITEIIRFIRGSTIEGKFVAFTLDISILSSLVSIFGVFSKSKGLIKFSIFAFLISQLLTIFGIFYAPTLGKLYNLKVLSNPVLLLSILILVMFYTMWYSHLLYSYYKVLRAGGSGGEYLSYREIIDRRNFLRWKTWKERELERGSPYNPSFSRSSEKDRLLK